The region CCTTGACGACTGCCTGATTTTCTGTTTTCATCATACATAATAGTCACCTTTACATAACCATAAAAACAAAGTTTTGATGACAAAGTTGGAATATCGATATATGAAAACTAAATGAAGGCATAATGTTTCCGGGAAAACGTGAGAATCTATCCCAAACTGGTTTTGCGATTCTGAACGATGATCTCGTAAAACTCAGGTCTTGTAGAGTCAAATCGATACTTCTCATGTGTTCATTAAcgctccgaaaaaaaaaatcgggctATATCAAATACGAATACCAATACAAGTGTTCTCGTCTCTTAAATGTGGCCCACTGACTGATCTTAAAGTAAAGCTTGCCTCGTTGATAGAATTATTACTGGATCCGGTCAGAAAACGAGTGGAATTTAGCCGTTTTATTATGAaagatttcatttttgttttcatgaatCATTTACATAAGTTGCAGACATGGGTATGGGCTAGTTGAGTTACACTTCATTTTCTTTACATTCAAACAGTTTATACATATTCATAGAACTTCTTAACTATATTTGCGTTCTGGCAGATAATCCATTTCTCTTCTAGTCTTAAACCTGGTTCACATACATTCAAGAACTTTACACCAGCAAGCCAGTCAGCTATCCCAAAATGAAATCCTTCTAGACGCTTCAAAGGGGTGTACCCATTTGCCATGGATTTCAGAGCATTCACAGCTCTTTCGATTGTAAATTGATCCCCCACTAGCCCTTGTTCTGCAAAGATGACTTCCTCTCCTTCATTAACTTTTGGCAAGTACTGCTGCACATGCTGAAGCACATTCACAATGCCTTCATTAGACACCTCTGACTTAAAAATCATACCCATCTGCACCTGAAATGTTAAGGATGATTATGCCCTAAGTAGTGAGCAAATTGTATATGCAAGTACTGTATGCGAAGCCATTGAACAAGAGTGTCACTGATCCTTTGCAAAACCAATTCATCATTTCcacttccattttttttttttttttttgcatgagaGTCAAAATACACTGCTTAATCCACATATGGTACTCACTAAcagaaaattaacatgctgaAAACTATTTTGATTTTTGCATTGTGTTATACCTGAAAGGACGCTTTGCTTTGGGGCTTACCTTTTTACTCTTTTTACTCATTGCGTAAGAGTGTTTGTGTCGAATATGTTTTGGCACATGGTCCAAGAGGCAATGCAAAGCTGGGATGCGCCTTGTTAGGATTCTCTAAATATGTATGAGGTAATTGGTGTAGAGCTCCTTGTGGTCAGCAAAGGATGGAATTAGATCTTTGTTTTCTACATCCTGAACATTCTTCAGTGGTTTGTCATCAGGTAAATCATTGCCAGAAATGCGGTTTTCCACAATGTTATGATTTACCCAATGGATATCAGTGTTCTGGTGGTCAGACGTCATGTGACGTAAATCTTGTCTTAAATCCCAGTTGTCCACCACAATATTGAAGCCATTTGAAGGGTCTATAACTGCTGCTTCAATAAGTGGAGAACTCGGATCCACCTGTGCTTCTGTACAGACTTGAGAAACAGAAACCACTGTAGGTATCGCTATGTTCTGAACAAATTGGTTTTGACTGCATTTTTCAGTACAGGTTGGTGAGGATCGAAGGTCAGCCTCGCAGTTGACTTGCTGCACATTCGACAATAATGGAACTGtattcatctcttctgttacaCTTGTTAATGGCAAGGCAGCTTGGCTGAGGTTGTGTTGCTTCGCTAACATTTCATCAAATGTGACAGCATATTTATCCATCACCTTTAAGAAACGACTACTGGAGACGGTTAGTCGCATGGCATTTAAACGGGTCAACATTGCctgaaacagaaaacaagaaaatgttttgtaaaaataattattattattattaaatttcagGTGCAGTGTAATCATTGTCACTGTACATACAGATGTACTGGTTCCAAACAATCCCTCCCTATCTAGGACCCAGCACaccgacaaaagaatattaagaCTTACAGGGAATAcgtaaaaaattatttgcatgaGTCAACAAGCGCACCTGACTGCCACTTGATTTAATTATAGTAGTAACCAGCAACTGCATAGCTTCTATACCCCTTGATCTTTCACGTAGAAGAATTGCTCCAGCCAATGCCACACTTGGTAGCCAAGTCACAGTCTTAACATCTCTTCTCCTTGATGACAATGCACAAGACaataaaagtgaataaaacaATGGTGCTCTCTCTTTCCACTCTTGGCACAGGGCCTCTGGCTGAAATTTAAGCTTGTCTTCACTGCCACATTGTCTTGCCATTGAGTAATTCTTAGTTGAACAAAGTTCAGCACACTCAGAAGCTAAAGCCCGAATGACATATTTCATAACTTCCACTTTAATAAGTTTATGGTGCCACATTTTGTGAGCCATTTGCTGGTAAGTCCCACGCAGCATTGCTTTTCCAATCGACTCCATGTCTCCAGCTAGTTTTCTTCGTCTTGCCCTAGTTTCACTTGGCCACACAACTTCGATCTAAAGAGAGGTTATATAGACAACTTTTTATATATACACTCTCAAATAATCTTAGCCATTGTATCACAAATACTGGTCAGAGCACTTTGAGTAAAGGCAGGTGCTATTTTACAATACTATCTGTATAAAAATTAAACCATACTTAGTATATACCCCGAAGTATGTGGCACAGAAAACCGACAGAATCCACATGTAAGCAATTAAGTAGATTGAACTaataactaaaagaaaaaaaattaaacttacttaacaaacaacagaaaattaatattatataatattatatagcgaagatatcgttgacatcACCTTTTGTCAGTAATGTGCCAatcagagcctcattggctgtcgaaacaaaagatctttcgTTCCTGAGGTTAgcaaataacaaaagcaatgtttgtgaacagatatcttccctataacaACCATATTAAAGTATCTGGCTGGTTCCGGAATATGTCAGCAAACATTTTATGTCAAAGTAAGATGTAGCTTGACATGCAATCTTGTCAAGCTACAACTTATTAATTTATAGGTAAGCCTATATGTTATGGAGGTAGCACAATAAAACAGAATAAAATTGGAGAATTCAATAATTGACGGTCatgaacgaaacaaaaaatgtttcaaacaGAGTTagctgaatagagggtaatgtgaagtgctagatttctatcccatatgaaccatgtgagcgttagccctactgatgtaaatggctcacacaaggacagtTTCAGTTTGACTAATACACATTACAACTGTAACTGTTAGTGTTTAATGGGAACAAATTATTTAGTATTGTCAACAATATCAAGTTAACGAACAATATCAAGGAGAACAACTAACCCAGACACCAGGTTCAATCTGTTTGGACTGCAAGGACTGCATTGATGTCGTCGGAGTTTGAAATGGTGACCACAACGTGCTTGGAGTAGGAAGATCCAAACAAGTACAAGTAGTAGGTTGCCCAGCTTCAGTCGGAGTGCTACATGTAACAGAAAAAGGCACAAAACCTATCGGTCTATTGGAGCCTCTAAACGTTCGCACAATCTCATCAGATATAGCCGTCAAGTTCTCCTCCAAagcctttttcttcttcaacttCCGGAGGCATGAGATACAAATGCGAGTGCGTTCGTCTATTATTACGTTGAGCTGAAGCTTTCTTACTTCATTTTCCACAGGGAACGAGGAACGCCCAAGCACATTGATTCTGGATGTAGTTTGATTTAGTTGTGCGGCACACAAAGCACAAAACACTTGTTGCATGACCACGCTTTCATGACTCATGGCCGCCATCtgtttaaaactcgaaatttATGCAAAACCGGCATAAATTAGTACGTGACGTCACGGGACAACATTATAACGCTGGGAACTAACATCGCTCACATCGCTCACTCAATTGAAGCTACCTGAtgcttaatctcgtacccagatctcccacagTCATACGGAaaggagatctggtaaagttcgatttcgaacatgctcagtgccagcgaggcccgaaatacgggcttttctatcactgcgcatgttcgtaccctctgttgtgattttgggtcattttgcggaataaacatgcatttcgagagtattcttgaagagattcttatgggtagaggacaaggaaaccttaaacttaagcccaaacagaaagaagcgctacaggcgactgtttttgaacggtcgagatgtTTTAATTGtcggagtaactgcagaatcactgaaaggagcgcttaggtttaatcagtaaatgagtgctattttcttcacacgatctcgtgcaaagtgtagttagccaaaccgtaaattgaaagctaaaatgttgaagagggtttaggcctaatcactgaattGAACGCTTAcgattaatcagtaaacgagtgctattttcttcacacaatctcgtgaaaagtgtagttaaccaaactgtaaattgaaagcgaaaatgtttaagagtgcctagacctaatcactgcaacgagcgctattattgcagttaatctaaccgtaaaatttacaattgATCACCACTTAATTAGCgcgtcacgctttaagaacgagaaatactgttttgaataaattatatacttcaacttgaatttattagttgatgcgtaccgcgtagccagctacgcagaactttattcgagaggcagggtacgtggggcttccGTCgctaccatttacacaaatgtcgcaaatttttaaaataattttcttcaaatgtaaagctttccggcgtcggaaaaaacacaactttactCCACACagctggcatttattcaaaacagcacatgagctagcgaaaaccaaaccttcactaagtgccccgcgaaataagccaatcggagcgtagattgcattgccgcaacctttttttagtagccaatgaaaatggtgtactgtcgaacttaaccagatctcacatttccagtgacagagggagatttgggtacgagattacctgatgctatcaagtcaaatgctcataatttgttttctctctttgtacatTGTCTGCGAAACAGAATATTTGACCAacgtattaaaccttgagaaATTACCAGACATCACAGATCATCTACTGCCGGATTCCATCGCGACTCTTTGCACACTTTACTACCTCTCGCTCAATGTGCTtcaccctcgttaaataaagtcctCTCATATATGTTCTAttatattttctttgatttccttATAAATGCATCCATTATTCCTTCGAAATTCACTCAAATTTGTAACGGTTACAAGTAGCCACATGCGGTGTTTATCTGAAAAGCTTAATTGCAATGCTCTTTTGTGCATTCCAAGCATTCATTGTTAACGCCCATCATAAAAACATGTCAACAATCACAGAA is a window of Montipora capricornis isolate CH-2021 chromosome 13, ASM3666992v2, whole genome shotgun sequence DNA encoding:
- the LOC138029300 gene encoding uncharacterized protein: MQSLQSKQIEPGVWIEVVWPSETRARRRKLAGDMESIGKAMLRGTYQQMAHKMWHHKLIKVEVMKYVIRALASECAELCSTKNYSMARQCGSEDKLKFQPEALCQEWKERAPLFYSLLLSCALSSRRRDVKTVTWLPSVALAGAILLRERSRGIEAMQLLVTTIIKSSGSQAMLTRLNAMRLTVSSSRFLKVMDKYAVTFDEMLAKQHNLSQAALPLTSVTEEMNTVPLLSNVQQVNCEADLRSSPTCTEKCSQNQFVQNIAIPTVVSVSQVCTEAQVDPSSPLIEAAVIDPSNGFNIVVDNWDLRQDLRHMTSDHQNTDIHWVNHNIVENRISGNDLPDDKPLKNVQDVENKDLIPSFADHKELYTNYLIHI